A genome region from Astyanax mexicanus isolate ESR-SI-001 chromosome 19, AstMex3_surface, whole genome shotgun sequence includes the following:
- the arhgap23a gene encoding rho GTPase-activating protein 23 isoform X5 codes for MWAAGGLPMAIPAACPRVCVSEWSFRDAVGVDCSAPEPRCIWVAVLRSDAPNTHTPHTPDVGGGRPSRAPHRVPREIRAKGRRDGTSSSSENPRPVVVGGSDGRGMSWQGPRTLLLQKNSQGFGFTLRHFIVYPPESALHTSLKDEENGNEKGLQRSRLEPMDTIFVKNVRERGPAHQAGLCTGDRLVKVNGESVLGKTYSQVIALIQNSESVLELSIMPKDEDVLQLAYSQDAYLRGNEPYKGGAQCLPPPPPLCYPPRSKSQPPTSHTSCPTSSRVQMGQNQLDNWSRWPGSTSSGPSPPLDNRITVPAHATVWAAEGRACDPGGVGHSSPAHRTEEIRYGMTDRGQQAMGQMRGRTYSSSSSSGGALASPLHHGPYGNYGVGTAQGWASPPQPTHTPPSSHNERTQQALSNWYYSQVNERERERPSVRSLHPRHRSFSQDRLGEFNRTRRTQRSDFPHSVSQDTLLYLQQPGPGARGHWQGENIPISAFNCTRSENLLQTRYGHSGRSLEALDRAPSVLSPCQERPSWGGHQPQSRAEAYQRQSTQYSLAQTPPGARHTQAPQHEQKRTKPLVSQHPSQHQNLPYSPQHSTQAPQPQQAMPQTRRLPSCQSLDEQPMSMGYRSYSPSFNRKTGRILQHAHSFRDPSYMGPALSWTPTPKTSPPEGVAPPSAPSPAPPTSSATPTAPEGQDRTHRPTNHEREGGEIKEVQAQVQEVVLRQKPPMGRRGGNTNRHPHYGMAIEDDDPLLFTSDPTEAPPKAESTISQRRSNGSIKSSRRSSYLLAITTERSKSCDEGLNTFRDDSRIFTRLPKRVKSFFGDGSLESLKAAEDARSKRHSTSELGSFNYSDVRREGWLYYKQIHTEKGKKVGSAMRPWRRVFSVLRSNSLYLYKDKREALLKGSSLGGGSEDEQPISIRGCLVDIAYSETKRKNALRLTTQDFCEYLLQAEDRDDMLDWIKVIGESSKTDSEELGFSRQALINKKLNDYRKQSPTGNKPDSSPRVPRMNFLLTKPDNSSAPPRSPKHEGKEESSPPKSPWGINFMKKVKKAGPKAFGVRLEDCQPAASNKFIPLIVEICCGLVEEMGLEYTGIYRVPGNNAVVSSLQEQLDKGSDINTAEERWQDLNVVSSLLKSFFRKLPEPLFTDDKYNDFIEANRMENASDRLKTLKKLIHDLPDHYFHTLKFLVGHLKTVADHSEKNKMEPRNLALVFGPTLVRTSEDNMTDMVTHMPDRYKIVETLIQHYTWFFSEEHDKDEKTPVDTEDVQPAPNIDHLLSNIGRTGLLGDASDSTNSDSAKSKGSGGSKRDLSAKDFLTTLSIMSAVARRRRKRPTANLLGSSTDDDSEQEPIRAGLTAEAEEKEAELIQPDTAPCAEAEEVEDEEEDDEEEEEEGDTECVQKEQPSPSMPCREESQSVLLSEEEDQRTDAKRPGGWRGEDARSIVSGYSTLSTLGRSLASEGRGEDADDEQSELVSETDNESGFASRSLTQERPEKHTSTPTSPQRAHTTHTSPGPTAPRSFLYSNYKSPTLSPAPEPTSAPTNSKSLTPEPTERVSEGTARSSTPSTSSYSSSASQRLHSRPSFNSHRLIQCDTLARRRLKSDKAKARSLDLLELSSTSTTENEGQASIGQTKTQIPNFSLSPSPSSRTKLNPGSDPESSPAPTLPSEGRFFAPSGATLAEQVRARLLGSAEDLRAASLRKPISPETRRKRRAWRRHTVVASPTDASTKSLPLTSVVAAATGNNNNNKPPVPPPKPPGIVGRPGAQIVPPSPEADAHSARRAPPTSRFHECL; via the exons GATGAGGAAAATGGAAATGAAAAGG GCCTCCAGCGGAGTCGACTGGAGCCGATGGACACCATATTCGTGAAAAATGTGAGGGAGAGAGGTCCCGCCCACCAGGCCGGTTTGTGCACAG GTGACCGGCTGGTAAAGGTGAATGGAGAAAGTGTGTTGGGTAAGACGTACTCCCAGGTGATAGCACTCATTCAGAACAG TGAGAGTGTATTGGAACTCTCCATTATGCCAAAGGATGAGGACGTGCTGCAGCTG GCGTACTCTCAAGATGCCTACCTGAGAGGGAACGAGCCGTATAAAGGAGGAGCCCAGTGTCTCCCTCCACCGCCTCCTCTTTGCTACCCCCCACGTTCTAAATCTCAGCCTCCCACAAGTCAcacctcctgccccacctcttcTCGAGTCCAAATGGGACAGAACCAACTTGACAACTGGAGCCGCTGGCCCGGCTCTACGTCCTCTGGCCCTTCCCCACCACTCGACAACCGGATCACTGTCCCTGCCCATGCTACTGTCTGGGCGGCAGAGGGGCGTGCCTGTGACCCGGGAGGTGTGGGACACAGTAGCCCTGCACATCGCACTGAAGAGATTCGGTACGGGATGACTGATAGGGGGCAGCAGGCGATGGGACAAATGAGAGGACGTACCTACTCGTCTTCTTCTTCCTCAGGGGGGGCCTTAGCAAGCCCGCTGCACCATGGTCCCTATGGCAACTATGGTGTTGGTACTGCACAAGGATGGGCTAGCCCACCGCAGCCCACGCATACACCCCCATCTAGCCACAATGAACGCACCCAACAAGCCCTTAGCAACTGGTACTATAGTCAGGTTAACGAGCGGGAGCGGGAAAGACCCAGCGTCCGCTCGTTGCATCCTCGGCACCGCAGCTTCTCGCAGGACCGTCTTGGGGAATTTAACCGGACAAGACGGACCCAGAGGTCTGATTTTCCCCACAGTGTCTCTCAGGACACCCTGCTTTACTTGCAGCAGCCAGGTCCTGGGGCCCGTGGTCACTGGCAGGGCGAGAACATCCCTATTTCGGCTTTTAACTGCACAAGATCTGAAAACCTGCTCCAAACAAGGTACGGACATTCAGGGCGCTCGCTGGAGGCTCTGGACCGAGCACCCAGCGTGCTTTCCCCATGCCAAGAGAGGCCATCCTGGGGTGGCCACCAACCGCAGTCTAGGGCTGAAGCCTATCAGAGGCAGAGCACTCAATACAGCCTTGCACAGACACCCCCAGGTGCCCGACACACACAGGCACCCCAACACGAACAGAAACGGACTAAACCCCTAGTTTCCCAGCACCCATCGCAGCATCAAAACCTCCCATACTCACCCCAGCACTCAACACAGGCCCCTCAGCCGCAGCAGGCCATGCCCCAGACCCGCCGCCTGCCGTCCTGCCAGAGCCTGGACGAGCAGCCAATGTCCATGGGCTACCGCAGCTACAGCCCTTCCTTTAACCGCAAGACAGGACGCATCCTGCAGCATGCCCACTCCTTCCGGGACCCATCCTACATGGGCCCGGCCCTCAGCTGGACACCCACGCCCAAGACCAGTCCACCAGAGGGTGTAGCCCCTCCCTCTGCCCCATCCCCTGCACCACCTACCAGCTCTGCCACACCCACGGCCCCTGAAGGGCAGGACAGAACTCACCGGCCGACCAACCACGAAAGAGAGGGTGGAGAAATAAAGGAGGTTCAAGCCCAGGTACAGGAGGTGGTGCTGCGGCAGAAGCCACCAATGGGGAGAAGGGGCGGCAACACAAACCGGCACCCACATTACGGAATGGCTATAGAAGACGACGACCCTCTTCTCTTCACATCTGACCCAACGGAAGCACCGCCCAAAGCCGAAAGTACCATCTCCCAGCGGCGTTCCAATG GCAGTATTAAGTCTAGTCGTCGCTCCTCCTACCTGTTGGCCATCACCACTGAACGCTCCAAGTCATGTGACGAAGGGCTCAACACCTTCAGAGACGACAGCCGAATCTTCAC GAGATTACCAAAGAGAGTAAAGAGCTTCTTTGGTGACGGG tcTCTGGAGAGCCTGAAAGCTGCTGAAGATGCTCGCTCTAAACGACACTCCACCTCAGAGCTGGGCAGCTTCAACTACAGTGACGTCAGGAGAGAGGGCTGGCTGTACTACAAACAGATCCATACTGAGAAGGGCaag AAGGTGGGCAGTGCCATGCGTCCCTGGAGGCGGGTTTTCTCGGTGCTGCGCTCTAATTCACTCTACCTCTACAAAGACAAACGGGAGGCGCTGCTGAAGGGCTCTTCCCTGGGAGGCGGGTCAGAGGATGAGCAGCCTATCAGCATCCGGGGCTGCCTGGTGGACATTGCGTACAGCGAGACGAAGCGCAAGAACGCACTGCGGCTCACAACGCAGGACTTCTGCGAGTACCTGCTGCAGGCTGAGGACCGGGACGACATGCTGGACTGGATCAAAGTGATTGGGGAGAGCAGCAAGACTGACAGCGAG GAATTGGGTTTCTCCAGGCAAGCTCTCATCAATAAgaagctgaatgactacaggaaACAGAG TCCAACAGGCAACAAGCCGGACTCCTCTCCACGAGTGCCACGCATGAACTTCCTGCTCACCAAGCCTGACAACAGCAGCGCACCCCCACGCTCCCCCAAACACGAGGGCAAAg AGGAGAGTAGTCCTCCCAAGTCTCCATGGGGCATCAACTTCATGAAGAAGGTGAAGAAGGCGGGGCCTAAAGCTTTTGGAGTCCGTCTGGAAGACTGCCAACCTGCTGCAAGTAACAAG ttcATTCCTCTAATTGTGGAGATCTGCTGTGGGCTGGTGGAGGAGATGGGTCTGGAGTACACGGGTATTTACAGAGTTCCAGGGAACAATGCTGTAGTGTCCAGTCTACAGGAGCAACTCGATAAGGGCAGTGACATTAACACTGCCGAAGAG CGGTGGCAGGACCTGAACGTGGTGAGCAGTCTGCTCAAATCTTTCTTCCGCAAACTCCCAGAACCCCTCTTCACTGACG acaaataCAATGACTTCATTGAGGCCAACCGTATGGAGAATGCCAGTGACAGGCTGAAGACCTTGAAGAAACTG ATCCACGACTTGCCAGATCATTACTTCCACACCTTAAAGTTCCTTGTTGGTCACCTGAAGACAGTCGCCGACCACTCTGAGAAGAACAAG ATGGAGCCACGTAACCTGGCGCTGGTGTTTGGTCCTACTCTTGTGCGAACCTCGGAGGACAACATGACGGACATGGTCACCCACATGCCTGACCGCTACAAGATTGTTGAGACTCTCATCCAACAT TATACCTGGTTCTTCAGTGAAGAACACGACAAGGATGAAAAG ACGCCAGTGGATACAGAGGATGTTCAGCCTGCCCCCAACATAGATCACCTCTTATCTAACATTGGCCGAACTGGCCTGCTAGGAGATGCCTCAG ACTCAACCAACAGTGATTCAGCAAAATCAAAG ggCTCTGGAGGGTCGAAACGTGACCTCTCAGCAAAAGACTTTCTGACCACACTGTCCATCATGTCCGCTGTGGCTCGCAGGCGCAGAAAACGGCCCACAGCCAACCTACTGGGCAGCAGCACTGACGACGACTCTGAGCAAGAGCCAATCAGAGCGGGCCTGACAGcagaagcagaggagaaggaaGCAGAGCTTATTCAGCCGGACACCGCTCCGTGTGCCGAGGCAGAGGAGGTCGAGGATGAAGAAGAGGAcgatgaagaggaggaagaagagggagACACGGAATGTGTTCAGAAAGAACAGCCCTCTCCCAGCATGCCCTGCAGAGAGGAGTCTCAATCGGTGCTACTGAGCGAGGAAGAGGACCAGAGGACAGACGCCAAGAGGCCAGGTGGCTGGCGAGGCGAAGATGCACGCTCTATCGTCTCGGGTTACTCCACCCTCTCCACCCTGGGGCGGAGCTTAGCCTCAGAGGGGAGGGGCGAGGACGCGGATGACGAACAGAGCGAACTGGTGAGCGAGACGGACAACGAAAGTGGCTTCGCCTCGCGCTCGCTTACTCAGGAGCGCCCAGAGAAACACACGTCCACGCCTACATCTCCCCAAcgtgcacacaccacacacacctcaccaGGACCAACTGCTCCACGAAGCTTTCTCTACTCAAACTACAAATCGCCCACACTGAGTCCCGCACCCGAGCCCACTTCTGCTCCTACAAACTCCAAATCCCTGACTCCTGAACCTACGGAAAGGGTCAGCGAGGGAACGGCACGTTCCTCCACCCCCTCAACCTCTTCCTACTCATCCTCCGCCTCCCAGCGCCTCCACAGCCGGCCCTCGTTCAACTCCCATCGCCTCATCCAGTGCGACACTTTGGCTCGCCGCAGGCTAAAGTCCGACAAAGCTAAAGCTCGCTCTCTGGACCTTCTGGAACTGTCCAGCACTTCAACCACAGAGAACGAAGGACAAGCCAGTATTGGCCAAACAAAGACGCAAATTCCCAACTTCTCCCTGTCACCTTCCCCATCCTCCAGAACCAAGCTGAACCCAGGCAGCGATCCAGAAAGTTCCCCAGCCCCCACTCTCCCTAGTGAGGGTCGTTTCTTTGCCCCAAGTGGAGCCACCCTGGCGGAGCAGGTGAGGGCACGGCTTCTAGGTTCAGCCGAGGACTTGCGGGCTGCTAGCCTGAGGAAGCCAATCTCTCCCGAGACGCGCCGCAAGAGGCGGGCCTGGAGGAGGCACACTGTGGTGGCCTCGCCAACCGACGCCTCCACCAAATCCCTGCCCCTCACTTCTGTTGTAGCTGCTGCCACcggcaacaacaacaacaacaaacctCCTGTGCCGCCTCCCAAACCACCTGGGATTGTTGGCCGTCCCGGAGCACAGATCGTTCCTCCGAGCCCGGAGGCCGACGCCCACTCTGCACGCCGGGCTCCGCCTACCTCCCGTTTCCACGAATGCCTGTGA